The following are encoded in a window of Limibacter armeniacum genomic DNA:
- a CDS encoding DUF2851 family protein: MKEDFLYFLWQFQYFHKHDLYTDEGEPLQVLYQGYQNEHSGPDFSEVRINIAGIEWAGNVEIHVKSSDWYMHGHQNNRAYDNTVLHVVWHNDKAVSRTDGTLIPTLSLQNLVDQQLLEKYKVLKQSLSGVACKEHFLSVNRLTKLAMLDRVMMERLERKAEEVLGIWQGTGGDWEETAYRLLSRSLGGSANKEAFLRLAGAVPFKRILQHVDQPAQVEAMLFGQSGLLPEVSDENYPTFLKKEYSFLSHKYAFGTGQMKAEEWKFARLRPAGFPTMRIAQLSAILTKNHRFFSKLILLEEQDALMDLLEADVSEYWQEHYFFGKKGKGTRLGKQMISGMIINTVVPLLVAFSRVKGVDRYQNKAIQLLERLPSEQNKIIRDWKALGLHCGSAFDTQACIELYNNYCKSKRCLSCCIGVNLLKRQKA, from the coding sequence ATGAAAGAAGATTTTCTCTATTTCCTGTGGCAGTTTCAGTATTTCCACAAACACGATCTTTATACAGACGAAGGGGAACCATTGCAGGTGTTGTACCAAGGTTATCAGAACGAACATTCGGGTCCTGACTTCTCAGAGGTAAGGATAAATATTGCAGGAATCGAATGGGCCGGCAATGTAGAAATTCATGTAAAGTCATCAGACTGGTATATGCATGGGCACCAAAATAATAGAGCCTATGATAACACTGTTTTGCATGTGGTATGGCACAATGATAAAGCCGTTTCCAGAACAGATGGTACTTTAATACCTACACTTTCACTACAAAATCTGGTGGACCAACAGTTGTTGGAAAAGTATAAGGTGTTAAAACAGTCTTTGTCAGGAGTGGCTTGTAAAGAGCATTTTTTAAGTGTTAATCGCTTAACCAAGTTAGCTATGCTAGATAGGGTGATGATGGAGCGATTAGAAAGAAAAGCAGAGGAGGTGTTAGGAATTTGGCAAGGTACAGGTGGCGATTGGGAAGAAACAGCTTATCGTTTGCTATCGAGAAGTTTGGGTGGTTCTGCAAATAAGGAAGCCTTTTTACGATTGGCAGGAGCAGTGCCATTTAAACGTATTCTTCAACATGTTGACCAACCTGCTCAGGTTGAGGCTATGTTGTTTGGGCAGTCTGGTTTACTTCCTGAAGTTTCTGATGAAAACTATCCCACTTTTCTGAAAAAGGAATACAGTTTTTTAAGTCATAAGTATGCATTTGGAACAGGACAGATGAAAGCTGAGGAGTGGAAGTTTGCTCGATTAAGACCAGCGGGGTTTCCAACGATGCGGATAGCGCAACTTTCAGCTATCTTAACCAAGAATCACCGTTTCTTCTCAAAACTGATCTTGCTGGAAGAACAAGATGCACTCATGGATTTGTTAGAGGCTGATGTCTCTGAATATTGGCAGGAACATTATTTCTTTGGGAAAAAGGGAAAAGGAACCCGATTGGGAAAGCAAATGATATCAGGAATGATTATCAACACAGTTGTTCCCTTGTTGGTTGCTTTTAGCCGTGTTAAAGGAGTGGATCGTTACCAGAATAAAGCAATCCAGCTTTTGGAGCGTTTGCCATCCGAACAGAATAAGATAATAAGAGATTGGAAGGCGCTGGGTTTGCATTGCGGAAGTGCTTTTGATACTCAGGCCTGTATTGAATTGTACAATAATTATTGTAAAAGCAAAAGGTGTTTATCCTGTTGTATAGGCGTAAACTTATTGAAAAGACAAAAGGCATAA
- a CDS encoding superoxide dismutase has product MAFELPKLPYAYDALEPHIDAKTMEIHHSKHHAAYTSKLNGAIEGTDLEGKSIEDILSGEMSAAVRNNGGGFYNHNLFWTVMSPNGGGTPSGELADAIDAAFGSFDKFKEEFANAAATRFGSGWAWLCVKGGKLEVCSTANQDNPLMKGVGCEGTPILGLDVWEHAYYLNYQNRRPDYISAFWNVVNWEEVAKKFAAAK; this is encoded by the coding sequence ATGGCTTTCGAATTACCTAAGCTTCCGTATGCGTATGATGCATTGGAGCCACACATCGATGCTAAGACAATGGAAATTCACCATTCAAAGCACCACGCTGCTTATACTAGCAAACTAAATGGCGCTATTGAGGGAACAGATCTGGAAGGTAAGTCAATTGAAGATATTCTGTCGGGTGAAATGAGCGCGGCGGTTAGAAATAATGGTGGAGGTTTCTATAACCACAACCTTTTCTGGACTGTAATGTCTCCTAACGGTGGAGGTACTCCATCAGGTGAGTTGGCTGATGCTATCGATGCAGCATTTGGTTCATTTGATAAGTTCAAAGAAGAATTTGCTAACGCAGCAGCTACAAGATTCGGTTCGGGCTGGGCTTGGCTATGTGTAAAAGGAGGTAAGTTGGAAGTATGCTCTACAGCAAACCAAGACAACCCTCTGATGAAAGGTGTAGGTTGTGAAGGTACACCAATCTTGGGCTTGGATGTTTGGGAGCACGCTTACTACCTGAATTACCAAAACAGGAGACCTGATTACATTTCAGCATTCTGGAATGTTGTGAACTGGGAAGAAGTAGCAAAGAAATTTGCAGCTGCAAAGTAA
- a CDS encoding co-chaperone GroES translates to MYASEDSKIKNLIVIGDRVLIKPLTGGNKTKSGLFLPPGVTEQEKVQSGYVIKIGPGYMIPNAGDDYDEPWKDSAETARYMPLQVKEGDMAIFLQKSAIEVKYDEDKYYIVPQHAILMVEREAF, encoded by the coding sequence ATGTATGCATCTGAAGACAGCAAGATTAAGAATCTGATTGTAATAGGAGACCGTGTATTAATTAAGCCTCTTACGGGAGGTAACAAGACTAAGAGTGGATTATTTTTACCTCCAGGTGTTACTGAGCAAGAAAAAGTGCAAAGTGGTTATGTAATTAAAATTGGACCGGGCTATATGATTCCAAATGCGGGGGATGATTATGATGAGCCATGGAAAGATTCAGCAGAAACAGCACGTTATATGCCATTGCAAGTAAAAGAGGGGGATATGGCTATTTTTCTACAGAAAAGTGCCATTGAGGTAAAATATGATGAAGATAAGTATTATATCGTACCACAGCATGCAATACTGATGGTTGAGCGAGAAGCATTTTAA
- the rimM gene encoding ribosome maturation factor RimM (Essential for efficient processing of 16S rRNA) has translation MTKDDCFELGYITKTHGLDGEVLFFLDVNDPTAYNELDTVFIEERGQLVPYFIESMVTHKDRFIVKLEDIDALEAAETLRGAQLFLPLAVLPELEDGQFYYHEVIGYTVVDQQQGKLGTVKNVYTNAAQDIINMSYKGKEVLIPVTDDIVIRANHDTKELEVNLPEGLVDVYMED, from the coding sequence ATGACAAAAGACGATTGCTTTGAGTTGGGATATATCACAAAAACCCACGGTCTGGATGGTGAAGTACTCTTCTTTCTAGATGTGAATGACCCTACTGCTTACAATGAGCTGGACACCGTCTTTATTGAAGAAAGAGGACAATTGGTTCCTTACTTTATTGAAAGCATGGTCACTCACAAGGATCGCTTCATTGTAAAGTTAGAAGATATTGATGCGCTTGAAGCTGCAGAAACCTTACGTGGTGCTCAACTGTTTTTGCCACTTGCTGTGCTTCCTGAGCTAGAAGATGGGCAATTTTACTATCATGAAGTAATTGGCTATACAGTTGTTGACCAACAACAAGGAAAACTAGGCACGGTAAAAAATGTCTATACTAATGCAGCCCAAGATATCATAAACATGTCTTACAAAGGCAAAGAAGTTCTTATCCCTGTAACAGATGATATTGTCATCAGGGCAAATCATGATACCAAAGAACTGGAAGTTAATCTTCCTGAAGGATTAGTCGATGTTTACATGGAAGACTAA
- a CDS encoding YiiX/YebB-like N1pC/P60 family cysteine hydrolase yields the protein MKRILILLLTLTTTFSVWGQSEKFELEEGDILFQDLDCGPFCEAIDKVTDGWEGNDYSHCGLLVKGEDGSWIVLEAVGKGVLATPLQDFFTKKVKDDFISIGRLNSEYQPLVPKAIEYAWSLLGKPYDDAFVIGNDKYYCSELIYDAYKSANEGDPIFNLNPMTYNDPETGKPFSIWVDYFKALEIEIPEGKPGLNPGGISRSPILKMYKVNASSL from the coding sequence ATGAAAAGGATCTTAATATTATTACTGACCCTAACTACGACTTTTAGTGTTTGGGGGCAAAGTGAAAAGTTCGAGTTAGAAGAAGGGGATATTCTATTTCAGGATCTGGATTGTGGTCCATTCTGTGAAGCAATTGATAAGGTAACTGATGGATGGGAAGGAAACGACTACTCACACTGTGGCCTATTGGTGAAAGGTGAAGATGGTAGTTGGATAGTACTGGAAGCTGTTGGTAAAGGTGTTTTAGCAACTCCATTACAAGACTTTTTTACTAAAAAAGTAAAGGATGATTTTATTTCGATTGGTCGTTTAAATAGCGAGTATCAACCATTAGTACCTAAAGCGATTGAATATGCATGGAGTCTTTTGGGAAAACCTTATGATGATGCCTTTGTCATAGGTAATGACAAGTACTATTGTTCTGAGCTAATATATGATGCTTATAAAAGTGCCAATGAAGGTGATCCTATATTTAATCTGAATCCAATGACTTACAATGACCCAGAGACAGGTAAACCGTTTTCAATTTGGGTAGATTATTTTAAGGCATTGGAGATTGAAATTCCAGAAGGGAAACCAGGGTTGAACCCAGGAGGGATATCACGTTCTCCTATTTTGAAAATGTATAAGGTAAATGCTTCAAGTTTATAA
- the ccsA gene encoding cytochrome c biogenesis protein CcsA: protein MIHTFIGELGHSLVIIAFVSALLSAFSYWKSSSLQIGAEENSWRKLARGAFLVHGASVIGVVITLFFIIYNHYYEYHYAWSHSSNNLPTHFMISCFWEGQEGSFLLWIFWHVLIGAVLIKTAKSWENNVMLVFALVQAFLVSMILGIDLLGTNIGSDPFILLRDAIEAPVFATNPNYVPEDGTGLNPLLQNIWMVIHPPTLFLGFAVTLVPFAFVIAGLRTGKYKEWIKPALYWSHFGAFVLGLGIMMGAYWAYETLNFGGYWNWDPVENAVYIPWLIMVASIHVMIAYRKSGNALKSAMILTIATFILILYSTFLTRSGVLGEASVHSFTDLGLSGQLLLYLLAFTVMSVWLLAKHWKTIPSKEEESSVYSSEFWIFIGATVLCLAAFQVLIPTSIPAWNAFWKFFGVESNIAPPADQVEFYTKFQMWFAVGIALLSGTGQFFYWKKLDAKNIWNAFAIPLIVTMVGSAAIMLGGKVQDLAYIVVLTASIYALVSNGMILLMLAKTNFKLSGGAVAHIGMALMIIGILFSSGYEKVISLNLSGRIYNSEFSEEMNKENLLLFRSQPKRMNDYTLTYKGPRMTSRDIPGYINKEDLLFFSDPYRAIAKEDVVYKGTTYAHAGDTIQIYNENTYYEIEYKKVSGEVFTLYPRIQDNAQMGLLPSPDIASYWNIDLYTHITNLAADDEEINWSEPQEFPAAIGDTLIIHDYFVVFDGVSPVKKIVGVDLGPNDVAVEANLRVLGVNQDIKPAYLIKDKQPGMLLATNRDLGLKVALSEIDPQAGRFVFSVNTSQKDWVILKAIEKPLVNILWIGTIVMCIGFIMAMIRRYNESNKIEEKVLKAKSKGVQEVV from the coding sequence ATGATACATACTTTTATTGGAGAATTAGGGCACTCGCTGGTGATTATCGCTTTCGTCTCAGCGCTGCTGTCTGCTTTCTCTTACTGGAAATCCTCTTCTTTGCAAATAGGAGCAGAGGAAAACAGCTGGAGAAAATTGGCAAGAGGGGCATTTCTCGTGCATGGTGCATCGGTTATAGGAGTAGTTATCACGCTATTCTTCATTATCTACAACCACTATTACGAGTACCACTATGCGTGGAGCCATTCTTCCAATAACTTGCCTACCCACTTCATGATTTCGTGTTTCTGGGAAGGTCAGGAAGGTAGTTTTCTTCTTTGGATTTTCTGGCATGTACTCATCGGTGCAGTTTTGATTAAAACAGCCAAGAGTTGGGAAAACAATGTGATGCTAGTCTTTGCATTGGTACAAGCATTCCTTGTTTCCATGATCCTAGGTATTGACTTATTAGGCACAAACATTGGTAGCGACCCATTTATCTTATTAAGAGACGCGATTGAAGCTCCTGTATTTGCTACCAACCCTAACTATGTTCCTGAAGACGGTACTGGATTGAACCCACTTCTACAAAACATATGGATGGTGATTCACCCTCCAACCCTTTTCTTAGGATTTGCGGTAACATTGGTTCCTTTTGCATTTGTAATTGCAGGTCTTCGTACTGGTAAATACAAAGAATGGATTAAGCCTGCTCTTTACTGGTCACACTTTGGTGCATTTGTACTAGGGTTAGGTATCATGATGGGTGCTTATTGGGCTTACGAGACGCTAAACTTTGGTGGTTACTGGAACTGGGACCCTGTTGAAAATGCTGTATATATTCCTTGGCTGATCATGGTAGCCAGCATTCACGTAATGATTGCTTACAGAAAAAGTGGTAATGCACTTAAGTCTGCCATGATTCTAACAATTGCCACATTCATTCTGATTCTTTACTCAACATTCCTAACAAGAAGTGGCGTGTTAGGTGAAGCATCTGTACACTCCTTCACTGACCTTGGTCTTTCAGGGCAACTGTTGCTTTACCTGTTAGCATTTACAGTAATGTCAGTATGGCTATTGGCAAAACACTGGAAAACCATCCCTAGTAAAGAAGAGGAAAGCTCGGTATACAGCAGTGAATTCTGGATTTTTATTGGCGCAACGGTATTATGTCTGGCTGCATTCCAAGTATTGATCCCAACTTCCATTCCTGCATGGAATGCTTTCTGGAAATTCTTTGGAGTTGAATCGAACATTGCTCCTCCTGCTGATCAGGTTGAGTTCTATACTAAATTCCAGATGTGGTTTGCTGTAGGTATCGCACTTCTTTCTGGTACTGGACAGTTCTTCTATTGGAAAAAGCTGGATGCTAAAAACATTTGGAATGCATTCGCTATTCCATTAATCGTGACAATGGTTGGTTCTGCTGCCATTATGCTAGGAGGCAAAGTTCAGGACCTTGCTTATATCGTTGTATTAACTGCCAGCATTTATGCTTTGGTATCCAATGGTATGATTCTGCTGATGCTTGCTAAAACGAACTTTAAGCTATCAGGAGGTGCTGTTGCCCATATTGGTATGGCTCTAATGATTATTGGTATCCTGTTCTCATCTGGTTACGAGAAAGTCATTTCTCTTAACTTGTCAGGGCGTATCTACAATTCGGAGTTTTCTGAAGAAATGAATAAAGAAAACCTGCTGCTTTTCAGAAGCCAGCCGAAACGTATGAACGATTACACATTGACATATAAAGGTCCACGTATGACCTCTAGGGATATTCCTGGCTATATCAATAAAGAAGACTTACTATTCTTCTCTGATCCTTATAGGGCAATCGCGAAAGAGGATGTAGTATATAAGGGAACGACTTACGCACATGCGGGTGATACAATTCAGATTTACAACGAAAATACATACTACGAGATAGAGTATAAAAAGGTATCAGGAGAGGTATTCACATTATATCCACGTATTCAGGACAATGCTCAGATGGGACTATTGCCTTCACCGGATATTGCCTCATATTGGAACATTGACCTTTATACGCATATTACTAACCTTGCAGCAGATGATGAGGAAATCAACTGGAGTGAACCTCAGGAATTCCCTGCAGCGATTGGAGATACACTAATTATCCATGATTACTTTGTCGTTTTTGATGGGGTATCACCTGTTAAAAAAATCGTAGGAGTTGATCTTGGACCTAATGACGTTGCTGTTGAAGCTAACTTGCGTGTTCTAGGTGTTAATCAGGATATCAAACCTGCTTACTTAATTAAGGACAAACAACCAGGCATGTTACTGGCAACAAACAGGGACCTAGGTTTAAAAGTTGCACTTTCAGAAATTGATCCTCAAGCAGGACGATTTGTCTTTTCGGTAAATACATCTCAAAAGGATTGGGTTATTCTGAAAGCAATAGAAAAGCCATTGGTGAATATCTTATGGATTGGTACAATTGTCATGTGTATTGGCTTTATCATGGCTATGATCCGACGTTACAACGAGTCCAACAAGATTGAAGAGAAGGTATTAAAAGCCAAAAGCAAAGGAGTGCAAGAAGTTGTATAA
- a CDS encoding sigma-54-dependent transcriptional regulator — MKAKILIIDDDKNIRMTLREILEFENYVVEEAKDGEEALEKLVIEDYDVALCDVKMPKIDGIAVLEKAMEYGKNTQFIMISAHANIDMAVDATKKGAFDFISKPPELNRLLLAVRNALDKSTLVAETKVLKKKIAKRFDIVGDSDPVMHMKETIEKVAPTDARVMITGPNGSGKELVARWIHGKSDRSANPLVEVNCAAIPAELIESELFGHEKGSFTSAHKQRIGKFEQADGGTLFLDEIGDMSLSAQAKVLRALQENRITRVGGDKDIKVDVRVLAATNKDLKEMIAENKFREDLYHRLSVIVIKVPSLNDRKNDIPLLVERFLEDIAADYGKPKMTITEAALEKLKGHDWTGNIRELRNVIERLTIMSSKEITETDVERYCFM; from the coding sequence ATGAAGGCTAAAATCCTTATCATAGATGATGATAAGAATATCAGAATGACCCTTAGGGAGATTCTTGAGTTTGAAAACTATGTGGTAGAAGAGGCTAAGGATGGAGAAGAAGCCTTGGAAAAACTGGTTATAGAGGACTACGATGTAGCACTTTGCGATGTGAAAATGCCTAAGATTGATGGCATTGCAGTATTGGAAAAAGCAATGGAATATGGTAAGAACACACAGTTTATCATGATTTCGGCTCATGCCAATATTGATATGGCGGTAGATGCTACCAAGAAAGGTGCCTTTGACTTTATCTCTAAGCCACCTGAACTGAACAGGTTATTGTTGGCAGTCCGAAATGCACTTGACAAGTCTACATTGGTAGCTGAGACCAAGGTATTGAAGAAGAAAATTGCCAAACGCTTTGACATCGTAGGTGACTCAGACCCTGTCATGCATATGAAGGAGACGATCGAGAAAGTAGCTCCTACTGATGCAAGAGTGATGATTACAGGACCTAATGGTTCGGGTAAAGAACTGGTGGCAAGATGGATCCATGGAAAAAGTGATCGATCAGCAAACCCTTTGGTTGAGGTGAACTGTGCCGCTATTCCAGCTGAATTGATTGAAAGTGAATTGTTTGGTCATGAGAAAGGCTCTTTTACCTCGGCTCATAAACAAAGGATCGGTAAGTTTGAGCAGGCAGATGGAGGTACACTTTTCTTGGATGAGATCGGTGATATGAGCCTTTCAGCTCAGGCAAAAGTGTTGAGAGCACTTCAGGAAAACCGCATTACACGTGTTGGAGGTGATAAAGACATCAAGGTAGATGTACGAGTATTGGCGGCTACCAACAAGGACCTGAAAGAGATGATTGCCGAGAATAAATTCCGAGAAGACCTTTATCACAGGTTAAGTGTAATTGTAATAAAGGTACCTTCCCTGAATGACCGTAAAAATGATATTCCACTTTTGGTTGAGCGTTTCTTGGAAGATATTGCTGCAGACTATGGTAAACCTAAAATGACGATTACCGAAGCAGCATTAGAAAAACTGAAAGGACATGACTGGACAGGAAATATTCGTGAGTTGCGAAATGTAATTGAAAGACTGACAATTATGTCAAGTAAGGAAATTACAGAAACAGATGTTGAGAGGTATTGCTTTATGTAA
- a CDS encoding DUF1573 domain-containing protein produces MRKTLTAAFLLCLLMQSASIFAQKALVFKTPKAYLGKTDLTNEPIIYDFLFDVTSYAPVTLKEVETDCSCTIAEFPDDKLKKGDTGAIRIEFHPYKAGPFNKTFKVKLDGSKEIYELEISGTIEPSGIPAETRYPFMIGPLRFEHKVVNLGTVKSNGTVRKTVTFFNDNDYAVELEKAPLTPKHIAINFEGKPVVPAHSAAAFDIFYNPADMQKVGYAVDNIRFFTNDSLNQYVDLPVIASVVYTPTDKEENNPDKPSISILNRQVELGKIKLSEYRLVSIKVMNNGKSDLEIQKVETDEGCELMGIDSKNIKPYQTVNINVKFLDTGEKGKQVRTLTIFSNDPLTPIQKVVIQAEVQ; encoded by the coding sequence ATGAGGAAGACTTTGACTGCAGCTTTCCTGCTATGCTTATTGATGCAATCAGCATCCATATTTGCACAGAAAGCATTGGTATTTAAAACCCCAAAAGCCTATCTAGGCAAAACTGACCTAACCAATGAACCAATTATTTACGATTTCCTTTTTGACGTTACTTCCTATGCGCCTGTAACATTGAAAGAGGTAGAAACAGACTGCTCTTGTACGATTGCAGAGTTTCCAGATGACAAACTTAAAAAGGGGGACACTGGAGCTATCAGGATTGAATTTCATCCTTACAAAGCAGGTCCATTCAATAAAACATTCAAGGTTAAACTCGATGGATCGAAAGAAATCTATGAACTAGAAATCTCAGGTACTATCGAGCCTAGTGGTATTCCTGCTGAAACACGATACCCTTTTATGATAGGTCCTTTACGCTTTGAGCATAAGGTTGTCAACTTGGGCACAGTGAAAAGTAACGGGACAGTACGCAAAACAGTCACATTCTTCAATGACAATGACTATGCAGTAGAACTTGAAAAGGCTCCTTTAACACCTAAGCACATTGCCATCAACTTTGAAGGTAAGCCTGTGGTGCCTGCACATAGTGCAGCTGCATTTGATATCTTCTACAACCCTGCTGACATGCAAAAAGTAGGTTATGCAGTAGATAACATTCGTTTCTTCACCAACGACTCCCTCAATCAGTATGTGGATTTACCAGTAATCGCTTCTGTTGTTTATACACCTACCGACAAGGAAGAAAATAATCCTGATAAGCCAAGTATTTCTATTTTGAACCGACAAGTGGAGTTAGGTAAAATCAAACTTTCGGAATACCGCTTGGTAAGTATCAAGGTCATGAACAATGGGAAATCAGACCTTGAAATTCAGAAGGTGGAGACAGATGAAGGCTGCGAATTAATGGGAATTGATTCAAAAAATATAAAGCCTTATCAAACTGTCAATATCAATGTGAAGTTTTTGGATACAGGCGAAAAAGGTAAGCAGGTAAGAACACTTACCATCTTCTCCAACGATCCGCTAACACCAATTCAAAAAGTTGTGATACAGGCAGAAGTACAATAA